Part of the Streptomyces sp. NBC_01460 genome, CGTTGATCCAGCCCAGTTTCGCCTTGTTGAGCGTCGTCTCGTCGAGGACCCCGGTCTGCTCGGCCGCGAACTGGCGCTGGTACTCCTTGATCCTGTCGAAGACGCCCTGGGACGGCTTCTCCTTGAGCTGCACGTGCTTCCGCAGATAGTCGAGGTTGGCCTTCGTGGCGTGGATCGCCAGGTCCAGGTCACCGTCGTCGAACTCGGCCTGCGTGCCCCAGAGGAGGACGTTCCGCACCCACGGCACCTCCGGGCTCGCCTCGTCCGCCTTCAGAGGCACCGTCTTCGCGTCGACGAAGTGCGAGGCCAGGAGTGCCGTCATCGTGGAGCGGCCCAGGTTTCCGGGTCCGTCGGTCTCCGCCAGTCTGCTGAAGGCGCCGTACTTCGAGTTGTTGGACTGCTGGAAGCACTTCAGCGCCTTCTGGGTCGCGGCGTCCAGCTTGCCCACCGTGTGCGCGGCGGTCAGCTTGCAGCCGCCCGCCCCCACGACCAGCCGTACCTGTGCGAACTGCACGAAGAGGTTCGGCTTGTCCTCCGACGTGATGGGCAGCGGGCCCCGCTCGGGTTTCTCCTCCTCGGGCTTCTCCTTCTCTCCACCGCCGCCGCCCGTCCCACCGGGCTCCTCGGAGGGTGCGGCCTCCTGCGTGGGCTTCTCGGCCGGCTGCTCCGGCGGCTCCTCCGGCAGTGCGGTGGCCGCCGCCTGTTCGAGCTTCGGCTGCGCGAGGGTGCGGACCGGTGCCTTGTAGGTGAACCAGAGCACGAGGCCGGTGATGGTGAGGGCGAGCAGCAGACTCAGCGTCGTCATCATCCAGAGCGGCAGCAGGCTGCGCTGTACGTACGTCCCGTTCACCGCCAGGGGCTCGAACCCGGAGCGTCGCACCGACAGCTCGTAGGGCCGCTCCTGCTTCTGCCCCACCCAGGTGATCTGCCGGGGTTTGAGCGTCGCGTCGACGAAGGCCGCGCGGCCGGGCTGGATCTGGACGTTGGCCGGGACGATCTCGTACGAGAGGTCGTCGCTGCTCTTGTCGCCGCCACCGATCGACGCCGTGAGCACGGTGTTTCCGAGGTTGTCGACGGCCAGCTTGGGCCGGCCCCTGAAGCGTCCCTTGACGGTGTGCGGGACCAGCTCGGCCCGCACCTCCATGAACGTGGTGAAGGTGACGTTGCCTTCGGCGACGGTGGTGGCCCCGGGGTGCTCGGTCGGCAGGATGCGGACACCGTACGGATGCGGTCCCGCGGTCGCGTCCGGGGTACGGGGCGGAGCGAACGTCAGCTCCACGATTCCGGTGGTCCCTGGAAAGAGTCTGATGGACGGCGGCTCCACCGAGACGTACGGTGCGACGTCGCCGACCGCCTCGAAGCGGTACTCGTCGACGACGTCGCCGGTGTTGCGCAGACGGAGTCGTACGGTGGTGCTGCTGCCCGGGTCGACCGTGGTCGAGGCGGGCTCCAGAGATGTCCAGGTGGTCACCCGACGGACGCTACTGCTCACGGGAGAGGCGACGTCAGAGGCCGCAGGGTAGGACCGCTGCCCGAAAGGTATCGCTCGCTGCCCTCGAATCCCTTCCTGTGCGACTCCGGCCGGAGGCGCGGACCGCGTCCCCGGCCGCACTCCGCGGTACGGCGCCCGGAGTCACTTCCGCCACGTCCCGCCAGGACCCCTGGTCGCGGGAGAGGGCCTCGCAGGCTTCTCCGGGTTGCCCCTGAGGGCAGGTTCGGTGCCCCTGATGAGGCACTTGAGGACGTTTACCCGCTTGCGCCTGAGCCGCGAGGGTGAGTCGGGTCTTGTATCGGTACCCCGAGGAGAGCAGAGCATGCCGTCTTACCTGTCGCCCGGCGTGTACGTGGAAGAGGTGGCCAGCGGCTCTCGTCCGATCGAGGGGGTCGGCACCTCGGTGGCCGCATTCGTCGGGCTGGCACCCGACGGTCCTCTGAACGAGCCGACGCTGGTGACCAACTGGACCCAGTACGTCGCGTCCTTCGGCGAGTTCACCGACGGGTACTTCCTGGCACATTCGGTGTACGGCTTCTTCAACAACGGCGGGTCCGCCGCCTACGTCGTCAGGGTGGGCGGGGCGCCCGGCGGAGTGACGGGCGAAGGCACCGACCCGGCCGGCGCGCAGCGCGGCCGGACGGCCGTCGCAGGCGGCGCCGCGGTGCCCGCCGCGCTGACGGCCGGAGAGCCCGCGGCTCTGGGGACGTTCAAGGTGTCGGCCGTGGCGTCCGGGGAGAGCGGCACACTCAGCGTCGAGGTCACGGACGCCGAGGGCGAGGGCCCCGCCGAGCGCTTCCGGCTGGTCGTCAAGGACGGTGCGAAGCCCGTCGAGACCTTCGACGTCTCGGCGAAGAAGAGCGCCCGCAACTATGTGGTCACGCAGGTCAAGGAACGCTCCAAGCTGATCTCCGTGCAGGAAGGGGCCGCGGCATCGCAACTCGCCCGCCCCGACAACCAGACGGTCGCGCTCGAGGCGCCTGCCGCCGCGCAGGCCCCCGCGGTCCCGGACGCGGCGGACGACGAGTCGGTCGGCATCGCCGAGTACCTGGGTGACTCCGCGGACCGCACCGGCTTCGGCGGTCTCGAAGCGGTGGACGAGATCTCGATGGTCGCCGTCCCCGATCTGATGGCCGCCTACCAGCGCGGCGCGATCGACCTGGAGGCCGTGAAGGCCGTCCAGCTCGGCCTGATCGCCCACTGCGAGCTGATGGGCGACCGACTGGCGATCATCGACCCGCCGCCCGGCCTCAACGCCAGGCAGATCCGGGTCTGGCGTCAGGAGACGTCCAACTACGACTCGAAGTACGCAGCGCTCTACTACCCGTGGATCAAGGTATTCGACCCGGCCGGCGGCCAGACCCGGCTCATCCCGCCGAGCGGCCACATCGCCGGCATCTGGGCCCGCAACGACTCCGAGCGCGGCGTGCACAAGGCCCCCGCCAACGAGGTCGTGCGCGGCGCCGTCGACCTGGAGATGCAGATCACCCGGGGCGAGCAGGACCTGCTCAACCCGATCGGCGTCAACTGCATCCGCACCTTCCCCGGCCGCGGCATCCGCGTCTGGGGCGCACGCACCCTCTCCTCCGACCCGGCCTGGCGCTACCTCAACGTCCGCAGGTACTTCAACTACCTGGAGGAGTCGATCCTCAACGGCACGCAGTGGGTGGTGTTCGAGCCCAACGACCAGGCGCTGTGGGCCCGGATCAGGCGGAACATCTCCGCGTTCCTGGTGACGGAGTGGCGCAGCGGCGCACTGTTCGGCGCCACGCCGGAGGACGCCTACTACGTGAAGTGCGATGCCGAGACCAACCCGCCGGAGTCGGTGGACCTGGGACGGGTCATCTGCCAGATCGGTGTCTCGCCGGTCAAGCCCGCCGAGTTCGTGATCTTCCGGCTCGCACAGTTCTCCGGCGGCAGCGGCGAGTTGGAGGAGTAGACGTCACAGCCTCCGGCCCCGCTCGTTCTCGCGTACAGCCACAGGTCCCAGCCTCAGTAGAAGGAACGGCTTTTCATGAGTCTCTCCCAGGGTGACGCCCTCACTACCCACAACTTCGGCCTCCAGATCGACGGAGTCATGGTCGAGTACCTCCACGCCGTGGGCGAGGTGGGGATGGAGCAGGACGTCATCGAGTACCAGCAGGTCTCGGCGAACGGCCAGCCGATCACCAAGAAGATGCCCGGCGTGAAGAAGGCCGGCGAGACCACCGTCACCCGCGGAATGGAGCAGTCCACCGCCTTCACGGAGTGGATCAACGCCTCGCTGCGCGGCGACATGGGCTCCGCCCGTAAGAACGCGAGCATCATCTACATGGACTACCAGTACAACCCCGTCAGGCGTCAGCACCTGCGTAACGCCTGGTGCACCAAGGTGATGGGTGCGGCGGCGACGGCCGGCGAGGCGTCCGTGATGACCGAGACCGTCACGATCGTCTACGAAGAGCTGGTCACCGAGTAATGCGCCGCGGACCTGCCAGGCCCGCCGCCGACGCCGCTGCCGCCACATCCGCATTCGCGGACGTGGCGGCCCCGGCCGTCGCACCCGCGGAAGCACCACCCGTACGGCAGCAGTTGCGGACCGAGTTCGCGTTCGAGCTGCCGCGCGGGTACGTGGACGACATGGGAACCGTGCACCGCGAAGGCGTCATGCGACTGGCGACCGCCCGGGACGAGCTGATTCCGCTGCGGGACATGCGGGTGCAGGAGAACCCCGCGTATCTCTCGGTGGTGCTGCTCGGCCGGGTCATCACCCAGTTGGGCACCGTGGCGCACATGCACGACGGCGTGGTGGAGAACATGTTCGCCTCCGACCTCGCGTTTCTGCAGGACTTCTACCGTCAGGTCAACGCCGAGGGCCACACCAGGGCCGGCGTGTCCTGTCCGCACTGCGAGCAGCCGTTCGAGGTCGAGCTCGGCGGGAGCCGCCTGGGGGAATCGTGACGTACGCGACCGACCGGATCCATGAGGAGATCGCGTACATCGCCTACCACTTCCACTGGAACCTGGACGACATTCTGGACCTCGAACACCGTGAGCGGCGGCGATTCGCCGAGCAGATCGCCACGTTGGTGACGCGTGCTGCGACGGAGCGGTGATGGGCATGTTCGACCGGCTCAAGGGACGGGGCCGAGGCGGGAACCGGAGCCGGACCCAAGGCCATGACCTGGAGGGGAGCGCGGGCGGAGACGGTACGGTGCCGGGCCCCGTCCCCGGGGAGTCCGTCGGCGAAGGTGCCGGCACCGGTGCCGGTGCTCCCGGCCGGGGACGCGGCTGGGTGGGTCTGCCGCCGATCCGGCGCGCGATGCTGGCGCCGGCGCGGCAGACGGTCGCGTCCGCCGAATTCGGCGGCTCGCTGACCACTTGGCAGAACCACTCCTTTTCGGGGACCCTCTCGCACGCCGTCCTGGTCGACGCGCCGACCGGTCTCCTCAAGGACACGTCGACGTTCGCCATGGGGTCCGGGCCGACAGCCCTCGGCGAGGCCAGGCTCGCCCCGTCGGCCGCTTTCGTCGCCGACGGGGACGGAGGAGGCGGGGATCCGGGGAGCCGTGGCGATCGGCAGGGGCCTTCGGTCCAGCGCGCCCTCGGCCCGCGGGTCGCCCCCGTCCGGCCCCGGCCGGGACCCACGCCCTCGGCACTGACCCGGGCTTCCACCCCGGCCACGGTCCAGCGCAGGGTGCTGCCCACGGTGGTGCCGAGCCGCTCACGGGTGTCCGCACCGACGCCCGCTCCTTCCTCCTCGGCCGCCTCCTCTCCGGCCCCCGCTCCCCGTTCTCCCGTCCCTCCGGCCTCGGTGCCTCCGCCTTCCGCCGGCCGCACCTCGGAGGGGGACACGGGCGGCCCTCGTGGCGGCTCCGCGCGGATCGAGCCGCAGGGCCCCCGGCAGCCGGGTCCGACGGGGGCACCCGGGGCGGCGCTCCCGCCGGGCCGGACTCCTCCGGATCGCACCTCCTCACTCCCCGTCCAGCGACGTGAGGCGAAGGCGGCCGGACCGGCGGGCTCCGCGCCGGCCCGGCGCTCGCTGCTCGGGCCCCCGCTGTCAGGACCGGTGGTTCCGCCGGGGCCGCCGACGGCCGAGGCATCCCCGGCGCAGTGGCGTCGTGGCATCGCCACTCCCGTCGTGCGACCGTCCTCGCCAGGGCCGGAGGCGCCCGCGGTCCCGCCCCCGGGCATCTCCGGGGGCGAAGTGCCGTCAGGGCGGTGGCGTGCGGCCGGCGGGGGAACGCCTCCTGCCCGGAGGGCACCGGCGGCCGCCCCTGAGGGTGCTGCGCGGCAGGCCGGTACGCCGGGAGCCGTGACGCCCGGAGCCGGTACGCCCGGAACGGGTACGCCCGGTCCACGCCCGGCCGTCCGGCCGGGGCTGGGTGCGCCGTCGAGCCGGCCTGTCGCCGGTCCGGCGGCTGCCCCGGCCGTGCGTCGGCAGACCGGCGCCCCGGCGCCTGCCCCCACACCTCCCGTACAGCGTTCGTCGGCGGCCGGAAGCCGGCCGGGCGCCCCGGCGTCACCGGCCGCGCGGCCGGTGCCCGGGCCCATGACGCCGCCCGTCACTCCCGCACCTGTGCGGCCCGTACAGCGGCGCGACGTCGCCGCGGGAGCGTCATCGGACGGGCCCCGGCCCGCGAGCACCGGGGCCGGGCCGGATTCCGGGCCAGGCCCCTCCAGGCCCACCGGTTCATCCAGCTCGTCCCGCTCCGGCGCGAGCGGCGCGGTGACGGCGCCCGGTACCCGAACGGGGCGCCCCGCCGTTGCGACGCGTGCGGCCTCCGTGGTGGCGGCCGATTCACCCGCGGGCAGGACCGGTGGTGCTCGTCCGGTGCGGCGGCCCGCCGCCTCAGGGGCGGCCGACCCCGCTGCTGTGGCGACGCCCAGCGGTCCGGGCGCCGGGCACCGCACTGCGGACGGACCGTCGGGACGGCGGCTTCCCGCCCCCGAACAGAGCCCTGTACGCGCCCAGAGTCCCGCCCCCGAACAGAACCCCACGCGCGCACAGGTCCCCGCCCCTGCACAGCGCCCCGCACCCGCCAAGGGCTCCACGCCCGCACTGGCCCCCCGTCCCGCTGCCCTTCCGGCACCTACGCGTCCGGCTGAGGTCCACCGCTCCGGCTCACCGTCCTCCGGTCCGGTGGGCCCCGCTGGTGCAGCGGTGCCCGGCGCTCCCGTCCGGCCGCTGAGCCGCCCCGTCGTGAGCGGCACCGACGCGGCGGCCCCGTCGGTGAGTTCGACACCGCCCGTGGCGGCGAGCGGATCCGGAGCCGTCCGGTCGGCCTCCGCGCCGCGGGTGCAGCGGGCAGTGCCGGCCACCGTGGCAGCGCGGCGGCCGGTGACGGCTTCGGCCGTCCCTCCTGTGACTCGACCCCGGTCGCTGCCCGCACCCGACGCCGGTCCGGTACGCGGCTCCGACGCCGACTCCGCGGTACGGGAGCCGGCGCGGCCGGTCGCCGATGACGCATCCGTATCCGGCCGCCCGGGCGGCGCGCTGCCCGTGCAGCGGTCGTCCGGAGCCCGGACCTCGCCCCCGCCCCGGCCCTCGTCACAGATCCCGGCGTCTCCCTCTGCCCCGGCCCCCGCTTCTCCTCCGTCGCCGTCGACGCGTGCCCTGCCGTCCGTGGTGCGATCGCCCGCCGTAGCCGTTGCGTCCGCCGTGACCGTTGCATCGGCCGACGCGCCTTCGGCGTCGCGGGCGCGACCCATGCCGGTCGCCCCGCTGGTGGGTTCCGCGCGGCCGCTCACAGTCGCCGGGTTCACGCCGGCGCCGGTGGGGACGGGGCCGGCGGTCCCCGGCGCGGGGGTGGGCAGCGCTCCGGCGCCCGCCTCGCGCCGACGCGACGATGCCCAGGTGGCCGGCGCCCTCGCGGCCGCCGCTCCCGGGACATCCACGCACCCGGGCGTCCGCAAGGCCGTTTCACCGTCTTCGCCGGCGCCTGCCCCCGCACCGAGGAGTGCCCCGCGCGCCGTGCGTCTACGGCACGTTCGGACCGCCCCCACGACAAGTCCGGCCCCGGCGACCACCGGTATCGGCGGTGTCCGCGGGAATCCGGTACAGCGTGCCGCGGCGCCGTCGTCGGTGCAGGCTCCCGCCGTCCGTCCGCAGCCGCGGGCAACCACCCGCCCCGCCCGTCCCGTGGCCGTTCCCACCACGGCATCCGCCCCCGCGCGACCCGGCAGTACCGCCGCTGCCTTCCCCGTCGTCCAGCGCTCCGCGTACCTGCCCGCGTCGGCGCCACCCGTCCCCGGCGGGATCGCCCGTACTCCGCCGGCGGACGCCCCCGGCGGCTCCGGAACCCCTCAAGCTCCCGGAGTTCCGGGCGCCCCGGCCGCCTCCGTGGACCGGCCTGTCCGGAGCCCCGTCGTGTCCCTGGCGCCCGCCCGGCCCGCTCCGGCTGCCCTGCTCCCCGTGCAGCGGGCGCCCGCCGTCCCGGCCGCGCGGCCCTCGCCGCCCCCGTCCCCCGTCCGGACACCGGCGCCCGCCCCCGCACGCGTGACCGCACCGCCCCGCGCCACGTCCGTCGCGGTCCAACGGAGCACCACGTCCGTCGCTGTGCAACGGAGCGGAGGCGGCACAGGCTCCGCGGACAGGCCCGCCCCCTCGGTGACGAGCCGGTTCCAACCGCGTGAGCTGAAGGAGGACCAGGTGGCGGAGCTGGTCCACCGGCTGATCGGGCCGATGACCCGGCTGCTGCGCACCGAGCTACGGCTCGACCGCGAGCGGATCGGCAGACTGCGCGACCCACGCCACTGACAGGCCCCGGGCCCGCAAGCCCGTACGTCCCGCCCCGCGGGAACCTCCGCCCCCCCAACCGCACGTGGAACCGCAGGAAGGCCCCACCCGATGCCCCAGGAACTCGACGCAGGCTCCACCATCTTCTTCAACCTCACCATCGACGGTGAGAGCCTGGGCAACTTCAACGGCTGCGAAGGGCTCTCCTCCCAGGTCGAGATCGAGCAGCGGCAGGAGGGCGGCAACAACGGATTCGTCTGGCAGCTGCCCTCCCGCATCACCTTCTCCAACATCACGCTGACCCGGCCCCTCACCGAGGAGACCGCGAAGGTGGCGGAGTGGATCTCCTCCGTGACCACGGGGGTGACCCGGCCCACCGGGCAGATCGCCGCGCTGCGCGCGGACGGCTCGATGGTCGCCCAGTGGGGGCTGATCGACGTACTCCCGGTGAGCTGGCGCGGTCCCTCCTTCGACCCGGCGAGCCCCGCCGTGGCCACCGAGGTCCTGGAGATCGCCCATCACGGATTCACGGACGCGGGGGCGGCGTAGCCGATGAACCTCTCCAGTTTCGGTATCGGGGACAGCCTGGTGCGGGCGACGCTCGCCATCCACCAGCCGCCGATCGGCAGCAGCACCAAGCCCGGCGCGCTGATGAAGACGTTCAACTTCGACTTCAACCCGTCGCAGTTGTCGCTGACCCGCAGGGCTCAGTGGAAGACCACGCCCACCGCCGCGGTGCGGGACGGCGCGGTCCCGGAGTTCATGGGGCCCGAGCCCCGGGAGATGACGGTGGAGATCTTCCTCGACCGCTCCGACGACCCGGACAGCAACGACGTGCGCAAGAAGGTCGAAGCCCTCTTCTCCTGCTGCGAGACGACCACCGCCAGCATCGCGGCGAACCAGCCGTCGACGCCGTGGGTGGTCTTCGAGTGGGGTGCCTTCTCCACGGCCCGCTTCAACGCGTACGTCAGCTCCGTGGAGGCCCAGTACACCCTCTTCAACACCAACGGGATGCCGATCCGGGCCGTCTGCCAGGTGAACCTGCACGAGATCCCGAGCAGCACCCCCGGTCAGAACCCCACCTCGGGCGCGCTCACCACCCGCCGGGTGCACCGGGTCGTGGCCGGCGACTCGCTCCCGCTCCTCGCGTGGCGCGAGTACGGAGACGCCACGGTGTGGCGCACGATCGCCGAGGCCAACGGCATCGACGACCCGAAGGCGCTCACGCCGGGTGCCGAACTGATGCTTCCCGCCGCCGAAGAGGTCGGCGTCTGATGTCCGACATCGGTTTCTCCAACATCCTCACGGTGCAGATCGCCGGCACGAAGCTCAAGTCCCCGGAGAACACGAAGCTGGTGGCGGGCCGGGTCGACTTCGGCGCGGGCGTGCCCGGCGCGTTCCATCTCACCTTCCGTGACGACAAGAAGGACATCCTCGCCAGGCTGAACGTCGAGATCGGTGTGCCCGTGGTCATCGCGCCCCTCTCCGACGGCAAGGGCACACCCTTGATCACCGGAGAGGTCACCGCGCTGGAGACCGACTACGACCGCACCGGAACCTTCACCGTCATCCGCGGTTACGACAAGGGCCACCGCATGCTCCGGCAGCGGAGGGTCGCGGCGTACAAGAACAAGACCGCCACCGAGATCGCCGTCGAACTGGCGCGCAAGAGCGGCATACCGCTGGGGAAGACCCAGCGGACCAAGGGGCAGTACGAGTTCATCAGCCAGGCCAACGTCACCGACTGGGACTTCGTCCAGCGGCTCGCGGACGAGAACGAGATGGTGATGTCCATCAACTCGAAGGGCAGATTCCAGTTCGTCAAGCGCCAGCAGGCGGCGACGGCTCCCCCGGAGAGCATGCCGAGCGCACAGAGCGCCCTCCTCCTGAAGGGCGGTGAGGAGATCCTGCGCTGCCGCGCGGCGGTCACCTCGGCCGACCAGGTGACCGCAGTCGAGGCGCGCGGCTGGAACGTCACCACCAAGCAGCCTCTTGTCTCCAAGTCGCCCGCGCTGGACAATCCGGGCTTCGTCATCGGTACGAAGCCGTCCGAGGTGTCCAAGACGTTCGGCAAGGCCGAGCTCGTCGTGACCGACACGCCCTACGACAAGCTCGACGAGGTCAAGCACGCCGCCGACGCCGTGGCGGACGACGTGACGTCCTCCTTCGCCGAGGTGGAGATCACGGCGCGCGGCAACACCCAACTGCGTCCGGGCGTCGCGGTCACCCTCAAGGACGTGGGGAAGCCGTTCCAGGGCAAGTACACGGTCACCGCCGCCCGCCACACCTTCGGCGACCAGGAGCACTACGAGACGTTCCTGAACGTCAGCGGGCGTCAGTGGCGATCGCTGTACGGGCTCACGTCCGGAGGCGGCGGGGCGGGTCCGGCCGGCCTGCCGAGCGTCGCCAATGCCCTGGTCACCGACATCAAGGACCCGTTGAGGCAGGGCAGGGTCAAGCTGAGGTTCCCGTGGCTGGACGACATGTACGTCAGTGACTGGACCAGGACCGTCCAGTTCGGCGGAGCCAAGGGCGGCAGCATGATCTCACCGGACGTGGACGACGAGGTGCTGGTGGCGTTCGACCGGGGCGCCCTCGACCACCCGTACGTCATCGGCGGCCTCTACAACGGCGTCGACAAGCCGGATCCCGTCGACGTGCCGGTGTACGACCCGACGCGCGGGAAGGTCACCCGGCGCACCCTGTCCGACCGCAGCAACAACCGTATCGACCTGCTCGACCAGAGCGTCGGCCTCAAGCGCGGGGTGCGGCTCTCCACCGGCGACAACCGGCTCACCATCAACCTGGACCGGACGAAGACCGAGATCGTGGTGGACAGCAAGGGAAAGGTCTCCATCCGGGGGACCGGCGCCGTGGCCATCAACGCGGGCGGCAACCTCTCGCTGAACGCGGTGGGCTCCCTGACGCTCCGCAGCGGCGGGCCGATGAACATCAACGCCGGCGCCCTGTCGGTGCGGGCGGGTGTCACGGCCGTGAACGCGAGCGCGCTGAGCGTGTCGGCCGCCGCCGCCATGTCGCTGACCGCAGGACTTGCCCTGAAGATCAACTCGGGTCTGGAGATCGGCCTGAACGCTCCCCTGGTCCTGTCCAAGATGAAGCCGGTGCTCACGGTGGGAGGAATCTGATGGCGGAACAGTTCGTCGGCTCCGGATGGGCCTTCCCGCTGCGCATCAGCCCCACCGGCGGCATCGCCCTGGTCAGCGGGGAACGCGAGGTCGAGGAGGCCATCCGCCTCGTCCTCTCCACGGCGCCCGGTGAACGGCCGATGCGCCCCGAGTTCGGCTGCGCCATCCACGACATGGTCTTCGCCCCGGTCAACGAGGCCACCGCGGGCCGGATCCAGCACGAGGTGCACAGCTGCCTGGACCGCTGGGAACCGCGCATCGAGGTCGACGACGTCACGGTGACGGCCGGCGAGGAACAGGGCGTGCTCTTCATCGACGTCCGCTACTCGATCACGGGCACCAACAACCCGCGCAGCCTGGTCTTCCCCTTCTACGTGATCCCCTCCCACGACGGGCCCGAGGGGTCCGGTACGCCCGACGAGCACCTTGGAAGCGACCGCTGATGGCACTGCCCTCCCCGAACCTCGACGACCGGCGCTTCCAGCAGTTCGTCGACGACGCCAAGCGCTACATCCAGCAGCGCGCCCCCGAGTGGACCGACCACAACGTCTCCGACCCGGGCGTGACCCTCGTCGAGACGGTCGCCCACATGGCCGACCAGATCGTGTACCGGCTCAACCGGGTGCCCGAGAAGAACCACCTCGCGTTCCTGGACCTCATCGGGATCACGCTCTTCCCTCCGTCCGCGGCGCGCGCCGACGTCACGTTCTGGTTGTCGGCGCCGCAGCAGCAGCCCGTCGTGCTGGCGACGGGCACGGAGGTCGCCACGGTCCGTACCCAGACCGAGGACGCGGTGGTCTTCGCCACCGAGCGCGAACTGACCGTGATTCCTTGCGAGTTGTCATACGTCGTGGTCCAGCGGGCCGGTCAGGAGGCGGTCGACCGCACCTCGGACCTCGCCGAGTCCAAGGACGTGCACTGCTTCGCGGAGTCCCCGGGCCCCGGTGACCGCATGCTGTTCGGGCTCAGCGCCGCCGTACCGGAGTGCGTGGTCGTCCTGGAGCTCGACAGCCAGGTGGACGGTGTCGGTGTCGACCCGAGGCAGCCGCCGCTCGCCTGGGAGGCGTGGACCGCCGACGGC contains:
- a CDS encoding COG1470 family protein, producing MTTWTSLEPASTTVDPGSSTTVRLRLRNTGDVVDEYRFEAVGDVAPYVSVEPPSIRLFPGTTGIVELTFAPPRTPDATAGPHPYGVRILPTEHPGATTVAEGNVTFTTFMEVRAELVPHTVKGRFRGRPKLAVDNLGNTVLTASIGGGDKSSDDLSYEIVPANVQIQPGRAAFVDATLKPRQITWVGQKQERPYELSVRRSGFEPLAVNGTYVQRSLLPLWMMTTLSLLLALTITGLVLWFTYKAPVRTLAQPKLEQAAATALPEEPPEQPAEKPTQEAAPSEEPGGTGGGGGEKEKPEEEKPERGPLPITSEDKPNLFVQFAQVRLVVGAGGCKLTAAHTVGKLDAATQKALKCFQQSNNSKYGAFSRLAETDGPGNLGRSTMTALLASHFVDAKTVPLKADEASPEVPWVRNVLLWGTQAEFDDGDLDLAIHATKANLDYLRKHVQLKEKPSQGVFDRIKEYQRQFAAEQTGVLDETTLNKAKLGWINGQDQPGTVVAKGWLPATVE
- a CDS encoding phage tail sheath family protein, whose amino-acid sequence is MPSYLSPGVYVEEVASGSRPIEGVGTSVAAFVGLAPDGPLNEPTLVTNWTQYVASFGEFTDGYFLAHSVYGFFNNGGSAAYVVRVGGAPGGVTGEGTDPAGAQRGRTAVAGGAAVPAALTAGEPAALGTFKVSAVASGESGTLSVEVTDAEGEGPAERFRLVVKDGAKPVETFDVSAKKSARNYVVTQVKERSKLISVQEGAAASQLARPDNQTVALEAPAAAQAPAVPDAADDESVGIAEYLGDSADRTGFGGLEAVDEISMVAVPDLMAAYQRGAIDLEAVKAVQLGLIAHCELMGDRLAIIDPPPGLNARQIRVWRQETSNYDSKYAALYYPWIKVFDPAGGQTRLIPPSGHIAGIWARNDSERGVHKAPANEVVRGAVDLEMQITRGEQDLLNPIGVNCIRTFPGRGIRVWGARTLSSDPAWRYLNVRRYFNYLEESILNGTQWVVFEPNDQALWARIRRNISAFLVTEWRSGALFGATPEDAYYVKCDAETNPPESVDLGRVICQIGVSPVKPAEFVIFRLAQFSGGSGELEE
- a CDS encoding phage tail protein; protein product: MSLSQGDALTTHNFGLQIDGVMVEYLHAVGEVGMEQDVIEYQQVSANGQPITKKMPGVKKAGETTVTRGMEQSTAFTEWINASLRGDMGSARKNASIIYMDYQYNPVRRQHLRNAWCTKVMGAAATAGEASVMTETVTIVYEELVTE
- a CDS encoding DUF6760 family protein translates to MTYATDRIHEEIAYIAYHFHWNLDDILDLEHRERRRFAEQIATLVTRAATER
- a CDS encoding phage tail protein, translating into MPQELDAGSTIFFNLTIDGESLGNFNGCEGLSSQVEIEQRQEGGNNGFVWQLPSRITFSNITLTRPLTEETAKVAEWISSVTTGVTRPTGQIAALRADGSMVAQWGLIDVLPVSWRGPSFDPASPAVATEVLEIAHHGFTDAGAA
- a CDS encoding CIS tube protein, which encodes MNLSSFGIGDSLVRATLAIHQPPIGSSTKPGALMKTFNFDFNPSQLSLTRRAQWKTTPTAAVRDGAVPEFMGPEPREMTVEIFLDRSDDPDSNDVRKKVEALFSCCETTTASIAANQPSTPWVVFEWGAFSTARFNAYVSSVEAQYTLFNTNGMPIRAVCQVNLHEIPSSTPGQNPTSGALTTRRVHRVVAGDSLPLLAWREYGDATVWRTIAEANGIDDPKALTPGAELMLPAAEEVGV
- a CDS encoding VgrG-related protein, producing MSDIGFSNILTVQIAGTKLKSPENTKLVAGRVDFGAGVPGAFHLTFRDDKKDILARLNVEIGVPVVIAPLSDGKGTPLITGEVTALETDYDRTGTFTVIRGYDKGHRMLRQRRVAAYKNKTATEIAVELARKSGIPLGKTQRTKGQYEFISQANVTDWDFVQRLADENEMVMSINSKGRFQFVKRQQAATAPPESMPSAQSALLLKGGEEILRCRAAVTSADQVTAVEARGWNVTTKQPLVSKSPALDNPGFVIGTKPSEVSKTFGKAELVVTDTPYDKLDEVKHAADAVADDVTSSFAEVEITARGNTQLRPGVAVTLKDVGKPFQGKYTVTAARHTFGDQEHYETFLNVSGRQWRSLYGLTSGGGGAGPAGLPSVANALVTDIKDPLRQGRVKLRFPWLDDMYVSDWTRTVQFGGAKGGSMISPDVDDEVLVAFDRGALDHPYVIGGLYNGVDKPDPVDVPVYDPTRGKVTRRTLSDRSNNRIDLLDQSVGLKRGVRLSTGDNRLTINLDRTKTEIVVDSKGKVSIRGTGAVAINAGGNLSLNAVGSLTLRSGGPMNINAGALSVRAGVTAVNASALSVSAAAAMSLTAGLALKINSGLEIGLNAPLVLSKMKPVLTVGGI
- a CDS encoding GPW/gp25 family protein, with amino-acid sequence MAEQFVGSGWAFPLRISPTGGIALVSGEREVEEAIRLVLSTAPGERPMRPEFGCAIHDMVFAPVNEATAGRIQHEVHSCLDRWEPRIEVDDVTVTAGEEQGVLFIDVRYSITGTNNPRSLVFPFYVIPSHDGPEGSGTPDEHLGSDR